In Numidum massiliense, a single genomic region encodes these proteins:
- a CDS encoding APC family permease — MAAQSTKQTKLKRTLTLAPVVLIGLAYMDPLVVFDSYGIVAQKTQGHVAAAYIAILIALLFTAYNYGQMVKAYPVAGSTYTYAQKSIHPKVGFLVGWAVMLDYLFLPMVNFAIGSAYLTAVFPQIPSAVWVLSLTALITTINVFGIKLTANVNTVFVLFQTIVLTVFVAFIIYGLSHGMGEGTLLSTEPFYSPTVELPLILTGASILCFSFLGFDAVTTLSEETLNPQKTIPRAIFLIALIGGVMFIGTSYFLQLVFPNFMDFKNPDAASLQIASYVGGAFLHSFFLAGTMVAVISSSLTSHTSASRLLYAMGRDGSFPKIFAYVHPKYKTPVFNILLIGAISLTAIFGELEVIYSFISFGALLGFLFVNLSVVAHYFVRQKRRNARDVVRYLLAPLIGAALTLWLFSSLQPSALLLGTGWIVIGIVYSAFVAKQRPALEFNQI, encoded by the coding sequence TTGGCAGCACAATCTACTAAACAAACGAAATTAAAACGGACACTCACACTCGCACCGGTCGTCCTGATCGGGCTCGCCTACATGGATCCGCTCGTCGTGTTCGACTCGTACGGCATCGTCGCACAAAAGACGCAAGGCCACGTCGCTGCAGCGTATATTGCCATTTTGATTGCCCTATTGTTCACAGCGTACAACTACGGGCAAATGGTCAAAGCGTATCCAGTCGCGGGTTCGACATATACTTACGCCCAAAAAAGTATCCACCCGAAGGTCGGGTTTCTCGTCGGCTGGGCGGTCATGCTCGATTACTTGTTTTTGCCGATGGTCAACTTCGCAATCGGCAGCGCCTACTTGACGGCGGTGTTTCCGCAAATCCCAAGTGCCGTGTGGGTGCTCTCCTTGACCGCCCTAATTACGACGATCAACGTGTTTGGCATCAAACTAACCGCCAACGTAAACACTGTATTCGTATTATTCCAAACAATTGTACTCACCGTGTTTGTCGCCTTTATCATTTACGGTTTATCACACGGCATGGGCGAAGGGACTCTGCTTTCAACTGAACCGTTTTATTCGCCGACGGTTGAGTTGCCGCTTATTTTAACGGGTGCGTCTATTTTGTGCTTTTCCTTTTTAGGTTTTGACGCGGTGACGACACTGTCGGAAGAGACGCTGAATCCACAAAAAACGATTCCGCGCGCCATTTTTCTCATTGCACTGATCGGCGGGGTCATGTTTATCGGCACATCGTATTTTTTGCAACTCGTCTTTCCGAACTTTATGGACTTTAAAAACCCAGATGCGGCGTCGTTACAGATCGCTTCGTACGTCGGTGGAGCGTTCTTGCATTCCTTTTTTCTGGCGGGTACGATGGTCGCTGTCATTTCATCCTCGCTCACGTCGCACACGAGTGCATCGCGCCTGTTATATGCGATGGGGCGCGACGGCTCCTTCCCGAAAATATTTGCCTACGTCCATCCGAAATATAAAACGCCGGTGTTTAACATTTTGTTAATCGGCGCGATTTCGCTCACCGCTATTTTCGGAGAGCTCGAAGTCATTTACTCGTTCATTAGCTTTGGGGCGCTACTCGGGTTTTTGTTCGTCAATCTATCCGTCGTTGCCCACTATTTCGTCCGACAAAAGAGACGCAACGCCCGGGACGTCGTACGCTATTTGCTCGCTCCGCTCATTGGTGCCGCCCTTACGCTGTGGTTGTTCTCGAGCTTACAACCGTCGGCTTTGCTGCTCGGCACCGGCTGGATCGTCATCGGCATCGTGTACTCTGCCTTCGTCGCCAAACAGCGCCCAGCACTCGAGTTTAACCAAATTTGA
- a CDS encoding transglutaminase TgpA family protein produces the protein MRKFVRLLFYGAFSLALFYEWMKPLKQYTDTVRIDFFVIAFTFLLLLDMLRLPWPIRVVLKPLFLLFLVHHLFMDAQGIPFLGKQWLLTVADTVSQDVALLRQMAWLDMSPLIRTISFFFFIWLLEVVMYRDVVRRGRIFWLLLLTVVYLAVLDSFTPFDGSFAIVRTMSYGFFMLAFSRLDQLRRRSRSPERRQLLAWFSAALALIVCAVSIGYYAPKSEASWPNPVPFITSYNDKAPSGAGGTSTRKIGYGGNDSYLGGSFTQDETVVFEATVDEPFYWRGEAKDRYDGHGWFQSHERRTVEKVPPRPLFQNMQGRKVKQQVTFTGKRKYPVLFTAGQLMTYDAAQVEPEDAVLEVIAPDSGYRNANDQPFARYEIGVEQPLVNEAKLRQSGVEYPQEITAKYLQLPQKLPRRIKQLAEETVKGKTPYDRVLAVESFLKHNPDLTYETETVAETPQERDFVDQFLFDTQQGYCDHFSTSMVVLLRANGIPARWVKGFAPGERSYDSDNERYEVTVKNLHAHSWVEVYFPDVGWLPFEPTPGFYSPVTIEKDEDVNVDELFNHDGMEAQQPDDLPKLADFPPPEEAPDNAPEYDASTQQANTAGTPWKWWVASGAALFALTGVGWWIGRRRFWRWRLYALQRALQREGATHRKGAHGDEGLTTDGRYNKARFVAAYEQLLQLLEKRYGERTPDQSVRDYIATSLAWRKQDRDELIDLTRLYEASRYGDRAWTREMWQTAQDLWKKFLKGLRP, from the coding sequence GTGCGTAAGTTCGTTAGGCTCCTATTTTACGGTGCCTTTAGTTTGGCGCTGTTTTACGAATGGATGAAGCCGCTCAAACAGTATACCGACACTGTGCGTATTGACTTTTTTGTCATCGCCTTTACCTTTTTGCTCTTGTTGGACATGTTGCGCCTCCCGTGGCCGATAAGGGTGGTGCTGAAGCCGCTTTTTTTGCTCTTTCTCGTCCATCACTTGTTTATGGACGCACAAGGCATCCCTTTTCTCGGAAAACAGTGGTTACTAACTGTTGCCGATACGGTCAGCCAAGATGTCGCTCTATTGCGGCAGATGGCATGGCTAGACATGAGTCCGCTTATCCGTACGATAAGTTTTTTCTTCTTTATTTGGTTGCTGGAAGTTGTCATGTACCGTGACGTCGTGCGGCGTGGCCGCATTTTTTGGCTGTTGCTGCTCACTGTCGTCTACCTCGCCGTGTTAGATAGCTTTACGCCCTTTGACGGCAGTTTTGCGATTGTGCGCACGATGAGTTACGGATTTTTCATGCTCGCTTTTAGCCGGTTGGATCAGTTGCGACGTCGCTCGCGTTCGCCGGAGCGGCGCCAGTTACTCGCTTGGTTTTCTGCCGCACTCGCCCTCATCGTGTGCGCCGTGTCGATCGGTTATTATGCGCCGAAATCAGAAGCTAGTTGGCCGAACCCGGTGCCATTTATAACGAGTTACAACGATAAGGCACCATCTGGTGCGGGGGGGACGTCGACACGCAAAATCGGTTACGGCGGTAACGACTCGTATTTAGGTGGCTCGTTTACACAAGACGAGACAGTCGTGTTTGAAGCGACGGTCGACGAACCGTTCTACTGGCGCGGGGAGGCGAAAGACCGCTACGATGGGCACGGCTGGTTTCAATCGCACGAGCGGCGTACGGTAGAAAAAGTACCGCCGCGGCCGCTGTTTCAAAACATGCAGGGGCGCAAAGTGAAGCAGCAAGTGACGTTTACAGGCAAGCGCAAATATCCGGTGCTATTTACGGCCGGTCAATTGATGACTTACGATGCAGCACAAGTGGAACCGGAAGATGCCGTCCTCGAAGTGATCGCCCCAGATAGCGGCTACCGCAATGCGAACGATCAGCCGTTCGCTCGCTATGAAATCGGCGTTGAGCAGCCACTCGTAAATGAAGCCAAGCTCAGGCAAAGTGGCGTGGAATACCCGCAGGAAATTACGGCAAAATATTTACAACTACCACAAAAGCTCCCGCGGCGAATCAAACAGTTGGCCGAGGAAACAGTAAAAGGAAAGACACCGTACGATCGCGTCTTAGCGGTGGAAAGTTTTTTGAAGCACAATCCCGATTTGACGTACGAGACAGAAACTGTCGCCGAGACGCCGCAAGAACGCGACTTCGTCGACCAGTTTTTGTTCGATACGCAGCAAGGGTATTGTGACCACTTCTCGACGTCGATGGTCGTGTTACTGCGCGCAAACGGGATCCCCGCGCGATGGGTCAAAGGTTTTGCCCCGGGTGAGCGCTCTTATGATTCCGACAACGAGCGGTACGAGGTAACGGTAAAAAATTTACACGCTCATTCATGGGTCGAGGTGTATTTTCCGGACGTTGGCTGGCTACCGTTTGAGCCGACGCCCGGCTTTTATAGCCCGGTAACGATCGAAAAGGACGAAGACGTTAACGTTGACGAGCTGTTCAATCACGACGGGATGGAGGCCCAGCAACCGGACGATTTGCCCAAACTCGCCGATTTTCCACCGCCAGAAGAAGCGCCCGACAATGCACCTGAATATGACGCCTCCACACAGCAGGCAAACACAGCGGGGACGCCGTGGAAGTGGTGGGTCGCAAGTGGTGCCGCTCTATTTGCTTTAACCGGAGTCGGTTGGTGGATCGGGCGCCGCCGATTTTGGCGCTGGCGGCTATACGCCTTGCAGCGCGCCTTACAGCGCGAAGGGGCCACCCACCGCAAGGGAGCACACGGCGACGAGGGGCTCACCACCGATGGGCGCTACAACAAAGCACGCTTCGTGGCCGCATACGAACAGTTATTGCAGTTGTTGGAAAAACGCTACGGGGAGCGTACCCCCGATCAGTCGGTGCGCGATTACATCGCGACGTCGCTCGCTTGGCGCAAGCAGGACCGGGACGAACTGATCGACTTAACGCGGCTGTACGAAGCCTCTCGCTATGGGGATCGGGCTTGGACGCGCGAGATGTGGCAAACGGCGCAAGATTTATGGAAAAAATTCTTAAAAGGGCTGCGCCCTTGA
- a CDS encoding NCS2 family permease, with protein sequence MLSVSRFFQFEKHNTSMRTELLAGTTTFLTMAYVLLVNPAILGKDGGMDFGAVFVATALAAALGSLLMGVLANYPIALAPGMGLNAYFTYTVVLGMGISWQTALGAVFISGVVFVLLSLTKLREMIINAIPKGLKHAVSAGIGLFIAFIGLKNAEVIVPNEATYLSLNTELTQPGILLTLFGLLVTVLFMVRHVKGAIFYGMLITAVVGMLTGVVSVPQGIVQAPPSIAPTFMQMDILGALEAGFLTIIFAFFFVDLFDTAGTLVGVATQAGLMKDNKLPRANRALLADSFATIGGSMLGTSTVTSYVESTAGVAAGGRTGMTSVVTAGFFLLSLFFFPVVESLASVPAITSPALIIVGVLMSKSLREIEWDAIDEAVPAFLTVIFMPLAFSIATGIAMGFIVYPLAKVFKGKWREVHPIVYVLGIVFIFRFIYLGSI encoded by the coding sequence ATGTTGTCCGTATCGCGCTTTTTTCAATTTGAAAAACACAACACGAGCATGCGCACCGAGCTATTGGCGGGGACGACGACGTTTTTGACGATGGCGTACGTCTTGCTCGTGAACCCAGCCATTTTAGGGAAAGACGGGGGGATGGACTTCGGCGCCGTGTTTGTGGCGACGGCTCTGGCAGCTGCACTCGGTTCACTACTAATGGGTGTGCTTGCCAACTATCCGATCGCACTCGCGCCGGGTATGGGATTGAACGCCTACTTCACGTACACGGTCGTGTTAGGGATGGGCATTTCGTGGCAAACGGCGCTCGGTGCGGTGTTTATTTCCGGAGTCGTGTTCGTCCTCTTATCGCTGACGAAGCTGCGCGAAATGATTATTAACGCCATCCCGAAAGGACTAAAACACGCCGTCTCGGCGGGGATCGGCTTGTTTATCGCTTTTATCGGTTTGAAAAACGCGGAAGTTATCGTCCCGAATGAGGCGACGTATTTATCGCTCAACACCGAATTGACCCAACCTGGCATTTTATTGACGTTGTTTGGATTATTAGTGACGGTGTTGTTCATGGTGCGCCATGTCAAAGGGGCGATTTTCTACGGCATGCTCATTACTGCGGTCGTCGGTATGCTCACTGGCGTCGTCAGCGTGCCGCAAGGGATCGTGCAGGCGCCACCGAGCATTGCGCCGACGTTCATGCAAATGGACATTCTCGGTGCGTTGGAAGCTGGGTTTCTGACGATTATTTTCGCCTTCTTCTTCGTCGACTTGTTCGATACGGCTGGTACACTCGTCGGGGTCGCGACGCAGGCAGGGCTGATGAAAGACAATAAATTGCCGCGAGCCAACCGTGCATTGTTAGCTGACTCCTTCGCGACGATCGGCGGGTCGATGCTCGGGACGTCGACGGTCACGTCGTACGTCGAATCGACGGCCGGTGTCGCTGCTGGGGGGCGGACGGGAATGACGTCGGTCGTGACAGCTGGGTTTTTCTTGTTGTCGCTCTTTTTCTTCCCGGTCGTGGAAAGCTTAGCGTCCGTGCCAGCAATTACGTCACCCGCACTCATTATCGTCGGCGTGCTCATGTCGAAGAGCTTGCGCGAAATTGAGTGGGATGCGATCGACGAAGCGGTGCCGGCGTTTTTGACCGTCATTTTCATGCCGCTCGCTTTTAGCATCGCCACCGGCATTGCGATGGGATTCATCGTATATCCGTTAGCGAAAGTGTTTAAAGGAAAGTGGCGCGAGGTGCATCCGATCGTGTACGTTCTCGGCATCGTGTTCATTTTTCGCTTCATTTACTTAGGTAGTATTTAG
- the guaA gene encoding glutamine-hydrolyzing GMP synthase — MEQLHERIVVLDFGGQYNQLIARRIRDLGVYSELLSYKTTAAELKKNLPRGIVFSGGPTSVFAKDSRKCDPAIFELGVPILGICYGMHLIATHFEATVERGAVSANGKVEVENVGDSVLLKGVADTHDVWMNCRDVVTKVPQGFSVDARTADVPVAAMSDARSGVYAVQFHPEVRHTVYGDKILKNFMYEICQCTGDWRTESFVDDTVAKLKARIGERKVLCALSGGVDSSVAAALVHKAIGDQLTCMFVDHGLLRKGEADSVMETFAGKFDMHVVKVDASARFLDKLRGVTDPEQKRKIIGNEFIRVFEEEVKKFGDHEFLAQGTVYSDVIESGTDTSATIKSHHNVGGLPEDMSFQLVEPLRKLFKDEVRQVGEALGLPQEIVWRQPFPGPGLGIRVIGEVTEERLHIVREADAILRAEISDAGLDRDIWQYFAVLTDLRSVGVTDDSRTYDYTIGIRAVHSVEGMTADWARIPYDVLQRVSSRMTKEVPGVNRVVYDITSKPPATIEWE, encoded by the coding sequence GTGGAACAACTGCATGAACGCATTGTCGTTCTCGATTTTGGAGGACAGTATAACCAGTTAATCGCGCGTCGCATTCGCGACTTGGGAGTCTACAGCGAGCTGTTGTCTTACAAGACGACGGCTGCTGAGCTGAAGAAAAACTTGCCGCGCGGCATCGTGTTTTCTGGGGGACCGACCAGTGTGTTTGCCAAAGACTCTCGCAAGTGTGACCCGGCGATTTTCGAGTTAGGGGTGCCGATTCTCGGCATTTGTTACGGCATGCATCTGATCGCGACTCACTTCGAGGCAACCGTCGAACGGGGCGCGGTCAGTGCGAACGGTAAAGTGGAAGTGGAAAACGTCGGCGACAGTGTGCTGCTCAAGGGGGTGGCAGACACGCACGACGTCTGGATGAATTGCCGTGACGTCGTCACGAAAGTGCCGCAAGGTTTCAGCGTGGACGCGCGTACGGCGGATGTGCCGGTAGCAGCGATGAGCGACGCCCGTTCGGGCGTGTATGCCGTTCAATTCCATCCGGAAGTAAGGCATACAGTGTACGGGGATAAAATCTTAAAAAACTTTATGTATGAGATTTGTCAGTGCACGGGCGATTGGCGCACAGAGTCATTCGTCGACGATACGGTCGCTAAGCTCAAAGCGCGCATCGGGGAGCGCAAAGTGCTCTGCGCATTGAGCGGCGGCGTTGACTCATCGGTCGCTGCGGCACTCGTGCACAAGGCGATCGGCGATCAATTAACGTGTATGTTTGTCGATCACGGACTGTTGCGCAAAGGGGAAGCGGACAGTGTGATGGAGACGTTCGCGGGTAAGTTTGACATGCACGTCGTCAAAGTCGACGCGAGCGCACGCTTTTTAGACAAGCTACGCGGCGTCACCGATCCCGAGCAAAAGCGAAAAATTATCGGGAACGAGTTTATCCGCGTGTTTGAAGAAGAAGTGAAGAAATTCGGCGATCACGAGTTTTTAGCTCAAGGCACGGTGTACTCGGACGTGATCGAGAGCGGGACGGACACGTCGGCGACGATTAAATCGCATCACAACGTCGGTGGCTTACCGGAAGACATGTCTTTTCAACTCGTCGAGCCGTTAAGAAAATTGTTCAAAGACGAGGTGCGCCAAGTCGGCGAAGCGCTCGGCTTACCGCAAGAAATCGTCTGGCGGCAACCGTTCCCTGGCCCGGGTCTCGGCATTCGCGTCATCGGAGAGGTGACGGAAGAGAGGTTGCACATCGTGCGCGAAGCGGATGCGATTTTGCGCGCCGAAATTAGTGACGCTGGGCTCGACCGCGACATTTGGCAATACTTCGCCGTACTCACCGATTTGCGCAGCGTCGGGGTGACGGACGACTCGCGTACGTACGATTACACAATCGGCATTCGCGCAGTCCACTCGGTCGAAGGGATGACGGCTGACTGGGCGCGTATTCCGTACGACGTGCTACAGCGCGTGTCCAGCCGTATGACGAAGGAAGTACCTGGCGTGAACCGCGTCGTGTACGACATAACGTCCAAACCGCCAGCTACGATCGAGTGGGAGTAA
- a CDS encoding peptidase MA family metallohydrolase codes for MRTFFIYLCIVCAVASAWGAAPLYAAETRKSDEARLIGWIERAARGDEAGQVDEAGRVDKMGAVDEVGLIDEATLIDPVGQNHNKGRIPEVERQIKKVVHAQSKAVNRGDWEKFAAHLLAEDDMYVQERRRWFADAVATIDSGTFALTVESIAPYKPDILQVRLRQTYKRNGVAHVLEQPVMYVQTKDGWKDADVQFYTKSGERATVKYTDKSLVEQATVALNVAEKALMAFQERLEWQIEQHVQIKLYHQREAFRQSVKLSLPHWVAGWNESGQAIKFIGAVAPNETFASGIVHELTHQLLSEETRDNAAYWMQEGLAEYYQHHLLPGLRTRENMSLKKPRWTFAEMERLNLEQLSAREAAAYYAHCYDLLRYYIQTFGEQKLNAWCAALKMYPEIDAASVDKRSELNARTRAAFEQVTKHSFQSFVADWYRRAQE; via the coding sequence TTGCGTACGTTTTTCATATATTTGTGCATCGTGTGTGCCGTAGCGAGCGCTTGGGGAGCGGCGCCGCTGTATGCGGCTGAGACACGGAAGAGCGACGAAGCTAGACTGATTGGGTGGATCGAGAGGGCAGCGCGAGGCGACGAAGCAGGGCAGGTCGATGAAGCGGGGCGGGTCGACAAGATGGGAGCGGTTGACGAAGTAGGACTGATTGACGAGGCGACACTCATCGACCCGGTGGGACAGAACCACAACAAAGGGCGTATCCCTGAAGTGGAAAGGCAAATTAAAAAAGTCGTACACGCACAAAGCAAGGCAGTTAATCGGGGCGATTGGGAAAAGTTCGCCGCACATTTGTTGGCGGAAGACGACATGTACGTGCAAGAGAGGCGGCGCTGGTTTGCCGACGCTGTCGCGACAATCGACTCTGGAACATTTGCCCTGACGGTCGAATCGATCGCGCCGTACAAACCAGACATTTTGCAAGTTCGCCTACGTCAGACTTATAAAAGAAACGGGGTAGCACACGTACTGGAGCAACCGGTGATGTACGTACAGACGAAAGACGGCTGGAAAGACGCGGACGTGCAGTTTTATACGAAGTCCGGTGAACGCGCGACTGTTAAATATACGGATAAATCGCTAGTGGAACAAGCGACTGTGGCGCTTAACGTAGCTGAAAAGGCGCTTATGGCTTTTCAAGAACGATTAGAATGGCAAATCGAGCAGCATGTGCAAATTAAACTTTACCACCAACGGGAGGCGTTCCGCCAATCGGTCAAGCTGTCACTCCCGCATTGGGTGGCTGGCTGGAACGAAAGCGGGCAGGCGATCAAGTTTATCGGAGCCGTCGCGCCGAACGAGACGTTCGCATCCGGAATCGTCCACGAATTGACACACCAGTTACTGAGTGAAGAGACGCGAGACAATGCGGCTTACTGGATGCAGGAAGGATTGGCCGAGTACTATCAACACCACTTGTTACCGGGCCTGCGTACGCGAGAAAATATGTCGTTAAAAAAGCCGCGCTGGACGTTTGCGGAAATGGAGCGGCTCAATTTAGAGCAATTGTCAGCACGGGAGGCGGCAGCGTATTATGCGCACTGCTACGATCTATTGCGTTATTACATACAAACGTTCGGTGAGCAAAAATTAAACGCGTGGTGTGCGGCGTTAAAAATGTATCCGGAAATCGATGCGGCGAGTGTCGATAAGCGCAGCGAACTGAACGCGCGTACGCGTGCGGCGTTTGAGCAGGTGACGAAACATTCCTTTCAGTCTTTTGTCGCCGATTGGTATCGCCGAGCACAGGAGTAA
- a CDS encoding DUF58 domain-containing protein: protein MLRLRPFRRATGLIGVLLLLVAAFLYGKFQGGFVPWFLFYTLLTVAVYELFVYLFALKGVTVTREMTYARLHAGGELDVQLTFTRRFAFPLPWVYVKDILPEALKRSQHRAATVLFPWFKKTFTFTYVCDDLPRGRHEWHAVQLQVGDLFGFLQRQQTVAVKSEILVYPKTCEIPVWQTVNEQAAGAAIAYNRLSEDMTTVVGIRDYVNGDRLGRIHWKATARGGRLKTKEFALQQANDIVFFLDRREHAYDVERFERAVSLVASLARYAVKRRFSVGLISYGKQPFALLPQHSGGDLMQLYEHLAEVAADCPFTADRVMLQEAKRLPYGATVVFVTSQLGASTVRALSELRARRLNVTLFWVRTRRQLADSEQSRLKTVALLKVSVTFVDDDRFAEIVRGGGRSSA, encoded by the coding sequence ATGTTGCGCCTGCGTCCATTTCGGCGTGCGACTGGCTTAATCGGCGTGCTGTTGCTATTGGTGGCCGCATTTCTCTACGGTAAGTTTCAAGGCGGCTTTGTCCCGTGGTTTCTTTTTTATACGTTGTTAACGGTCGCCGTTTATGAACTGTTCGTCTATTTGTTCGCACTAAAAGGGGTAACGGTAACGCGTGAAATGACGTATGCGCGATTGCACGCGGGCGGCGAACTCGACGTGCAACTCACGTTCACGCGGCGGTTCGCGTTTCCTTTGCCGTGGGTGTACGTAAAAGATATCCTGCCGGAGGCGCTAAAGCGGTCACAGCACCGGGCGGCGACGGTGTTATTTCCGTGGTTCAAGAAGACGTTCACGTTTACTTACGTCTGTGACGATTTGCCGCGCGGACGACACGAGTGGCATGCGGTACAGTTGCAAGTGGGAGATTTGTTCGGCTTTTTGCAGCGACAGCAGACGGTTGCTGTGAAAAGTGAGATCCTCGTCTATCCTAAGACTTGTGAGATTCCCGTTTGGCAGACGGTTAATGAACAAGCGGCGGGCGCAGCGATCGCTTACAACCGACTGTCCGAAGATATGACGACGGTCGTCGGCATTCGCGATTACGTGAACGGCGATCGGCTCGGGCGCATTCACTGGAAGGCGACGGCGCGGGGCGGTAGGTTGAAAACGAAAGAATTTGCACTCCAGCAAGCGAACGACATTGTGTTTTTTCTCGACCGCCGAGAGCACGCGTACGATGTGGAGCGTTTTGAGCGGGCCGTCAGTCTTGTCGCCTCGCTCGCCCGTTATGCGGTGAAACGCCGGTTTAGCGTTGGTCTCATTTCTTACGGAAAACAGCCCTTCGCGCTGCTGCCGCAACATAGCGGCGGCGACCTTATGCAACTTTACGAACATTTGGCGGAAGTCGCCGCCGATTGCCCGTTCACAGCGGATCGCGTGATGTTGCAAGAGGCGAAGCGTTTGCCGTACGGTGCGACGGTCGTTTTTGTCACATCGCAGCTCGGGGCGAGCACGGTGCGGGCGCTGAGTGAATTGCGTGCCCGCCGCCTAAACGTGACGCTATTTTGGGTGCGTACCCGGCGACAGCTGGCGGACAGCGAACAGTCGCGCCTCAAGACGGTAGCGCTGCTAAAAGTGTCTGTCACATTCGTCGACGACGACCGCTTTGCCGAAATCGTGCGGGGAGGTGGACGCTCGAGTGCGTAA
- a CDS encoding AAA family ATPase, with product MHRAASEGFDKRHETIAKITDNVTKVIVGKEEVIRMSVAAVLCGGHVLLEDVPGVGKTMLVKALAKSLGCDFTRIQFTPDLLPSDVTGVSVFNQQTLQFEFRPGPIVGNVVLADEINRTSPKTQAALLEAMEEGSVTVDGVTRQLPQPFFVMATQNPIEYEGTFPLPEAQLDRFLMKLHLGYPSERDEVEMLERQQTTHPLAALKPVVSKEELCQLQARVRDVHVDASVSTYIVQLSEATRQHPHVYLGVSPRGSLALFRTAQAFAFMRGRSYVVPDDVKQLVLATFSHRLILKPDARLKDIAVEKVLLDVLQHTPVPVYRNK from the coding sequence ATGCATAGAGCAGCGAGTGAGGGATTCGACAAGCGTCACGAGACAATTGCCAAAATTACGGACAATGTTACGAAAGTGATCGTCGGCAAGGAAGAGGTCATCCGCATGAGTGTCGCAGCGGTGCTTTGCGGTGGACACGTGTTGTTGGAGGACGTACCCGGCGTCGGCAAGACGATGCTCGTAAAGGCACTGGCCAAGTCACTTGGGTGCGACTTTACGCGCATCCAGTTTACACCCGACTTATTGCCTTCGGACGTCACCGGTGTTTCCGTGTTTAACCAGCAAACGTTGCAGTTCGAATTTCGTCCGGGTCCGATTGTGGGCAATGTCGTCTTGGCCGATGAAATCAACCGCACGTCCCCGAAGACACAAGCTGCGTTGTTGGAAGCGATGGAAGAGGGAAGTGTTACCGTCGACGGCGTGACTCGCCAGCTGCCGCAACCATTTTTTGTAATGGCGACGCAAAACCCGATCGAATACGAAGGGACATTTCCACTGCCGGAAGCGCAATTGGACCGCTTTCTCATGAAGTTGCACCTCGGTTACCCGAGTGAACGCGATGAAGTGGAGATGCTTGAGCGGCAGCAAACAACCCATCCGCTCGCGGCGCTTAAACCGGTCGTCAGCAAGGAGGAATTATGTCAGTTGCAAGCGCGCGTGCGCGATGTGCACGTCGACGCTTCAGTCAGTACGTACATTGTGCAGCTGAGTGAAGCGACGCGCCAGCATCCCCACGTCTACCTCGGCGTGTCACCGCGTGGTTCACTCGCGCTTTTCCGTACGGCTCAGGCATTCGCTTTTATGCGCGGACGTTCATACGTCGTTCCCGACGACGTCAAGCAACTCGTGCTCGCGACGTTTAGTCACCGCCTCATTCTTAAACCGGATGCGCGTCTGAAAGACATTGCTGTGGAAAAAGTGCTACTAGATGTTTTGCAACATACGCCTGTGCCCGTATACCGTAACAAATAA
- a CDS encoding ferritin-like domain-containing protein, whose amino-acid sequence MYDNPFASVHTMEDTRFIKGITEAINGEYSAIHCYTHLFKIAPTKEEQSVIREIRRDEKRHFQEFVDLYIKLTGTRPTPRISEQCPKDYCKGLTVAFKDEQKTVDFYLDLSDKATNPHIKDSIRRIASDEQNHAVWFLYFLTKNDCRL is encoded by the coding sequence ATGTACGATAACCCATTCGCATCTGTTCATACGATGGAGGACACCCGTTTTATCAAAGGCATTACCGAAGCCATTAATGGTGAATATAGCGCCATTCACTGCTACACTCACTTATTCAAGATTGCCCCTACGAAAGAAGAACAGTCAGTCATTCGCGAAATCAGACGTGATGAGAAAAGGCACTTTCAAGAGTTCGTTGATCTTTACATTAAGCTGACAGGCACGAGGCCAACACCGCGAATCTCAGAGCAATGTCCAAAAGATTACTGCAAAGGACTAACCGTTGCTTTTAAAGACGAACAGAAAACGGTCGATTTTTATTTGGATCTCTCTGACAAGGCGACGAATCCTCATATAAAAGATAGCATTCGCCGTATAGCTTCTGATGAACAAAATCACGCAGTTTGGTTCCTGTACTTTTTGACAAAAAACGATTGCCGGTTGTAA